From Streptomyces yatensis, one genomic window encodes:
- a CDS encoding Uma2 family endonuclease: MTVMAIDRIEMADSSDALTLDAMFEALEKMPVPEGIKVEIVEGNIFMSPQRDTHWDITLDVVEQLRTQYPRKRIKSDVRIDYPGYLNGFATDVTLVAEGAVKNDKGLWLCQDVEFVAEVISKSTKGNDYGPKKAAYATAEVPVYLIADPYTGRCHLFTEPKDGDYLTTLTVPFGAELDLTNTVVGVTLKTDEFPRD; this comes from the coding sequence GTGACCGTCATGGCGATTGACAGGATCGAGATGGCCGACAGCAGCGACGCACTCACCTTGGACGCGATGTTCGAGGCGCTCGAGAAGATGCCCGTCCCCGAGGGAATCAAGGTTGAGATTGTCGAGGGGAACATCTTCATGTCGCCGCAGCGGGATACGCACTGGGACATCACTTTGGACGTCGTCGAGCAACTGCGGACACAGTACCCGCGCAAGCGGATCAAGTCGGATGTCCGCATCGACTACCCCGGCTATCTCAACGGCTTCGCGACCGATGTGACCCTGGTTGCCGAGGGCGCCGTGAAAAACGACAAGGGGCTCTGGCTCTGCCAGGACGTCGAGTTCGTCGCCGAGGTGATCTCCAAGAGCACGAAGGGGAACGACTACGGCCCGAAGAAGGCGGCGTACGCGACCGCCGAGGTCCCCGTCTATTTGATCGCCGACCCGTATACCGGCCGGTGCCACCTCTTCACCGAGCCGAAGGACGGCGACTACCTCACGACGCTGACAGTGCCTTTCGGTGCCGAACTCGACCTGACGAACACCGTCGTCGGGGTGACGCTCAAGACCGACGAGTTCCCCCGCGATTGA
- a CDS encoding TetR/AcrR family transcriptional regulator codes for MSSARPSAHERILSTATALFNAHGVRGVGVDRIIAESGVAKATLYSHFRTKDDLVLAYLHRSDRHWRGALRQAAEAAGADPRDRLVGLFDALIATTERDGFRGCAFTRTAGETEPGTAPHAATAEHKRAVRTWLTELAREAGAADPERLGLQISVLVDGTMAAAALEPRPECAEAAQDAARALVAEACPARV; via the coding sequence ATGAGCAGCGCCCGCCCCTCCGCCCATGAGCGGATCCTGTCCACCGCGACCGCGCTGTTCAACGCCCATGGGGTGCGCGGCGTCGGCGTGGACCGGATCATCGCCGAGTCGGGCGTGGCGAAGGCGACGCTCTACTCCCACTTCCGCACCAAGGACGATCTGGTCCTGGCCTATCTCCACCGGTCGGACCGGCACTGGCGGGGGGCGCTGCGGCAGGCCGCCGAGGCGGCCGGCGCCGATCCCCGGGACCGTCTCGTCGGACTCTTCGACGCGCTGATCGCGACGACCGAGCGGGACGGATTCCGCGGCTGCGCGTTCACCAGGACCGCGGGCGAGACCGAGCCGGGCACCGCCCCGCACGCCGCGACGGCCGAGCACAAGCGCGCCGTACGGACCTGGCTGACCGAGCTGGCCCGGGAGGCCGGGGCCGCCGACCCCGAGCGGCTCGGCCTGCAGATCTCCGTGCTCGTGGACGGGACGATGGCGGCGGCCGCGCTGGAGCCGAGGCCGGAGTGCGCGGAAGCGGCCCAGGACGCGGCGCGGGCGCTGGTCGCGGAGGCGTGCCCGGCGCGGGTGTAG
- a CDS encoding NAD(P)H-dependent oxidoreductase, whose amino-acid sequence MPRTLLVLAHPHLATSRVNAALAEAARPVDGVTFHDLYAEYPDLRIDVEREQRLLLEHDRIVLQFPFYWYSAPPLLKKWLDEVFLRGFAYGSGGTSLRGKSLLVATSTGSAEEQYRPDGLHRFPVVELLRPFDNTAHLTGMRYEEPIVVHGTHTLDDAELAAYQDRYRELLASGVIRERELTAV is encoded by the coding sequence GTGCCGCGCACCCTGCTCGTCCTCGCCCACCCCCACCTCGCCACGTCCCGCGTCAATGCCGCGCTCGCCGAGGCCGCCCGGCCGGTGGACGGGGTCACCTTCCATGATCTCTACGCCGAATATCCCGATCTGCGGATCGATGTCGAGCGCGAGCAGCGGCTGCTGCTGGAGCACGACCGGATCGTGCTGCAGTTCCCCTTCTACTGGTATTCGGCGCCGCCGCTGCTGAAGAAGTGGCTGGACGAGGTGTTCCTGCGCGGTTTCGCCTACGGCAGCGGCGGCACCTCGCTGCGCGGCAAGTCGCTGCTGGTGGCCACCTCGACGGGCTCCGCCGAGGAGCAGTACCGGCCGGACGGGCTCCACCGCTTCCCGGTCGTCGAGCTGCTCAGGCCCTTCGACAACACCGCCCACCTCACCGGGATGCGCTACGAGGAGCCGATCGTCGTGCACGGCACCCATACGCTCGACGACGCCGAGCTCGCCGCGTACCAGGACCGCTATCGCGAGCTGCTGGCCTCCGGCGTGATACGGGAGCGCGAGCTGACCGCCGTGTGA